A part of Miscanthus floridulus cultivar M001 chromosome 6, ASM1932011v1, whole genome shotgun sequence genomic DNA contains:
- the LOC136457115 gene encoding probable glucuronosyltransferase Os01g0926600 — protein MGMRPALAVLLLVCSGAVAVARAQDTERIEGSAGDVLEDDPVGRLKVYVYELPTKYNKKMVAKDSRCLSHMFAAEIFMHRFLLSSAIRTLNPEEADWFYTPVYTTCDLTPWGHPLPFKSPRIMRSAIQFISNRWPYWNRTEGADHFFVVPHDFGACFHYQEEKAIERGVLPLLRRATLVQTFGQKDHVCLKEGSITIPPYAPPQKMKTHLVPPGTPRSIFVYFRGLFYDTANDPEGGYYARGARASVWENFKNNPLFDISTDHPPTYYEDMQRAVFCLCPLGWAPWSPRLVEAVVFGCIPVIIADDIVLPFADAIPWEEIGVFVAEDDVPKLDTILTSIPMEVILRKQRLLANPSMKQAMLFPQPVQPGDAFHQILNGLARKLPHGEGVFLKPGQKVLNWTEAPRGDLKPW, from the exons ATGGGGATGAGGCCCGCGCTCGCCGTCTTGCTTCTCGTCTGCTCTGGCGCCGTCGCTGTCGCCAGGGCGCAGGACACCGAGCGGATCGAAG GAAGCGCTGGTGATGTGCTCGAAGATGATCCCGTTGGGAGGCTCAAGGTGTATGTCTACGAGTTGCCGACCAAGTACAACAAGAAGATGGTGGCTAAAGATTCTCGGTGTCTCAGCCACATGTTTGCTGCAGAGATCTTTATGCACCGCTTCCTATTGTCTAGTGCGATCCGGACTTTAAATCCAGAAGAAGCTGATTGGTTCTATACTCCAGTATACACCACATGTGATCTCACACCATGGGGCCATCCCTTGCCCTTCAAGTCTCCACGAATAATGAGAAGCGCGATTCAGTTCATTTCCAATCGATGGCCGTACTGGAACAGGACAGAGGGAGCAGATCACTTCTTTGTTGTGCCACATGACTTTGGTGCATGCTTCCATTATCAG GAAGAGAAGGCTATCGAGCGAGGAGTCCTTCCATTGCTTCGCCGTGCTACATTGGTCCAGACTTTTGGGCAGAAAGATCATGTCTGCCTAAAGGAAGGCTCCATCACCATCCCACCATATGCTCCTCCTCAGAAGATGAAAACCCACCTTGTTCCCCCAGGGACCCCTAGGTCGATCTTTGTATATTTCCGTGGTTTATTCTATGACACTGCAAATGATCCTGAGGGTGGTTACTATGCAAG GGGCGCCCGTGCATCGgtatgggagaacttcaagaacaACCCGCTCTTCGACATCTCAACAGACCACCCACCCACCTACTATGAGGACATGCAGCGTGCCGTCTTCTGCCTGTGCCCACTGGGCTGGGCCCCATGGAGCCCCCGTTTGGTGGAGGCGGTGGTGTTCGGCTGCATCCCGGTGATCATCGCTGACGACATTGTCCTTCCCTTTGCGGACGCAATCCCGTGGGAGGAGATTGGTGTCTTTGTGGCTGAGGACGACGTCCCGAAGCTGGACACCATCCTGACATCCATACCGATGGAGGTGATCCTCCGGAAGCAGAGGCTCCTCGCGAATCCATCCATGAAGCAGGCCATGCTGTTCCCACAGCCCGTCCAGCCTGGGGACGCCTTCCACCAGATCCTGAACGGGCTGGCGCGGAAGCTGCCGCACGGCGAGGGCGTGTTCCTGAAGCCTGGGCAGAAGGTGCTGAACTGGACCGAGGCCCCTCGTGGCGACCTGAAGCCGTGGTAG
- the LOC136459861 gene encoding uncharacterized protein: MANAGGGAAGEGEWLKVAQLRALVQAQDPRAKEVDNLTLRRFLRARDHNVDKAGAMLLKFLRWRAEAAPGGSVPEEQVRGELEQDKVYMGGVDRTGRPIIVGFLAKHYSANRDMAEFKSFVVYFFDKICARIPRGQEKFLAIMDLKGWGYANCDVRAYIASIEIMQNYYPERLGKALMINVPYIFLKVWKTMIYPFIDANTRDKFVFVEDKSLRETLRRDIDESQLPEFLGGKMPLVSLKDYAQQPQPVCE, from the exons ATGGCGAACGCTGGCGGCGGGGCGGCCGGGGAAGGGGAGTGGCTCAAGGTCGCCCAGCTCAGGGCCCTCGTCCAGGCGCAGGACCCCCGCGCCAAG GAGGTGGACAACCTGACGCTGCGTCGGTTCCTGCGCGCGCGCGACCACAACGTGGACAAGGCCGGCGCCATGTTGCTCAAGTTCCTCAGGTGGCGGGCGGAGGCGGCGCCCGGCGGCTCCGTGCCGGAGGAGCAGGTGCGCGGGGAGCTGGAGCAGGACAAGGTCTACATGGGCGGCGTCGACAGGACCGGCCGCCCCATCATCGTCGGCTTCCTCGCCAAGCACTACTCCGCCAACCGCGATATGGCAGAGTTCAAGA GTTTTGTGGTCTACTTCTTCGACAAGATCTGTGCCAG GATCCCCAGAGGCCAGGAGAAGTTCCTGGCCATCATGGATCTCAAGGGCTGGGGCTACGCAAACTGCGACGTCCGGGCCTACATCGCTTCCATTGAGATTATGCAG AACTACTACCCGGAGCGGCTGGGCAAAGCGCTGATGatcaacgtgccctacatcttcCTCAAGGTGTGGAAGACCATGATCTACCCCTTCATCGACGCCAACACCAGGGACAAG TTCGTGTTCGTGGAGGACAAGAGCCTGCGGGAGACGCTGCGGCGGGATATCGACGAGAGCCAGCTCCCGGAGTTCCTCGGCGGGAAGATGCCCCTCGTCTCCCTCAAGGACTACGCCCAGCAGCCTCAGCCCGTTTGCGAGTGA
- the LOC136461339 gene encoding uncharacterized protein, protein MRDVFFREIVLSAPPDAADHECVPMAMLRCSMEVVFCRVGVDSVWTLLDTKLEFSMGSIVHCQDKFLAIDCTGKSPYLESNGELHIVGAMVSTFHETQSFTYSSAIYKCNLHDRTPEWFRVRDIGDQTLFVSKYFNKSFSGTSVSKYKENKIYMSDPLYGDPYDFVHRLEIVDIATGASEVKPVRKKMQGSEALDWIRPNL, encoded by the exons atgagggacgtgttcttccgtgagatcgtgctctcggcgccgcctgaCGCCGCCGACCACGAGTGCGTGCCCATGGCCATGCTTAGGTGCTCCATGGAGGTCGTGTTCTgtcgggttggagtcgacagcgtatggacgctgctcgacaccaaactggagttctccaTGGGGTCCATCGTtcactgccaagacaagttcttggcgatcgactgcactggtaaatctcc ctacctggaatcaaacggtgagctgcacattgtgggtgccatggtgagcacgttccatGAGACACAaagcttcacctacagcagcgcgatctacaagtgcaaccttcacgaccgtacgccggagtggttcagggtgagggacatcggtgatcagacactgttcgtgtctaaaTATTTCAATAAAAGTTttagtggaacaagtgtatccaagtacaaggagaacaaaatctacatgtctgatccattgtatggggatccatacgacttcGTCCATCGattggagatcgttgatattgctaccggcgcatccgaagtgaagcccgtccgGAAAAAGATGCAAGGTTCCGAGGCTCTAGattggattcgacccaatctctga
- the LOC136457114 gene encoding probable glucuronosyltransferase Os01g0926700, which translates to MRRWVLAIAILAAASAAALFFGAEAQAVQQGHQTERISGSAGDVLEDNPVGRLKVYVYDLPSKYNKKLLKKDPRCLNHMFAVEIFMHRFLLSSAVRTFNPEEADWFYTPVYTTCDLTPSGLPLPFKSPRMMRSAIELIATNWPYWNRSEGADHFFVTPHDFGACFHYQEEKAIGRGILPLLQRATLVQTFGQKNHVCLKDGSITIPPFAPPQKMQAHLIPADTPRSIFVYFRGLFYDTSNDPEGGYYARGARASVWENFKNNPLFDISTDHPPTYYEDMQRSVFCLCPLGWAPWSPRLVEAVVFGCIPVIIADDIVLPFADAIPWEEIGVFVAEEDVPKLDSILTSIPTDVILRKQRLLANPSMKQAMLFPQPAQAGDAFHQILNGLARKLPHGDSVFLKPGERALNWTAGPPGDLKPW; encoded by the exons ATGAGGCGGTGGGTCTTGGCCATCGCCATTCTTGCCGCTGCTTCGGCGGCGGCGCTCTTCTTTGGGGCTGAGGCCCAGGCGGTCCAGCAGGGCCACCAGACAGAGAGGATCTCAG GAAGTGCTGGTGACGTGTTAGAAGATAACCCTGTTGGGAGGCTCAAGGTTTACGTCTATGATCTCCCCAGTAAATACAACAAGAAGCTGCTGAAGAAGGATCCTAGGTGCCTGAACCACATGTTTGCTGTGGAGATCTTCATGCACCGGTTCTTGTTGTCAAGCGCTGTCAGGACTTTTAATCCTGAGGAAGCAGATTGGTTCTACACGCCCGTATACACCACATGTGATCTGACTCCTTCGGGTCTTCCCCTTCCCTTCAAATCTCCTCGCATGATGCGCAGCGCAATTGAGCTGATTGCCACGAACTGGCCTTACTGGAACAGATCAGAGGGTGCAGATCATTTCTTTGTCACACCACATGACTTTGGTGCTTGCTTCCATTATCAG GAAGAGAAAGCAATTGGACGGGGAATCCTTCCCTTGCTTCAGCGTGCTACACTGGTTCAGACCTTTGGACAGAAGAACCATGTCTGCCTGAAGGACGGGTCCATCACAATCCCACCATTTGCACCTCCCCAGAAAATGCAGGCTCACCTTATCCCCGCAGACACCCCTCGGTCCATTTTCGTGTACTTCCGTGGTCTGTTCTATGACACCAGCAATGATCCTGAGGGTGGTTACTATGCGAG AGGTGCTCGTGCATCAGTctgggagaacttcaagaacaACCCGCTCTTTGACATCTCAACTGATCACCCACCGACTTACTACGAAGATATGCAGCGTTCGGTGTTCTGCTTGTGCCCATTGGGCTGGGCTCCGTGGAGTCCCAGGCTGGTGGAAGCCGTGGTTTTCGGCTGCATCCCGGTGATCATCGCTGACGACATTGTCCTGCCATTCGCGGACGCCATCCCGTGGGAGGAGATCGGTGTGTTTGTCGCCGAGGAGGATGTCCCGAAGCTGGACAGCATCCTGACGTCCATCCCAACAGATGTTATACTGAGGAAGCAGCGTCTCCTTGCAAACCCGTCGATGAAGCAGGCCATGCTGTTCCCCCAGCCTGCTCAGGCGGGAGATGCGTTCCACCAGATCCTGAATGGGCTCGCGCGTAAGCTCCCGCACGGTGACAGCGTCTTCTTGAAGCCCGGGGAGAGGGCCCTGAACTGGACCGCAGGACCGCCAGGCGACCTGAAGCCTTGGTAG